Proteins from one Suncus etruscus isolate mSunEtr1 chromosome 3, mSunEtr1.pri.cur, whole genome shotgun sequence genomic window:
- the CDK18 gene encoding cyclin-dependent kinase 18 isoform X2 — protein MNKMKNFKRRFSLSVPRTETIEESLAEFTEQFNQLHSLRQDLQLGPLGREPQAECSAGSPSDADADTDSASVSRELHPGLQYRLQGQRRFSMEDVSKRLSLPMDIRLPQEFLQKLQLESPDLPKPLSRMSRRASLSDIGFGKLETYVKLDKLGEGTYATVFKGRSKLTQNLVALKEIRLEHEEGAPCTAIREVSLLKKLKHANIVTLHDLVHTERSLTLVFEYLDSDLKQYLDHCGSLMSMHNVKIFMFQLLRGLAYCHQRKILHRDLKPQNLLINERGELKLADFGLARAKSVPTKTYSNEVVTLWYRPPDVLLGSTQYSTPIDMWGVGCIHYEMATGRPLFPGATVKEELHLIFRLLGTPTEETWPGVTALSEFQAYGFPQYLPQPLLNHAPRLDTDGISLLTSLLLYESKRRISAEEALNHPYFGSLGERVHQLEDTASVFSLKEVQLQKDPGYRGVAFHQPGRGKNRRQSIF, from the exons ATGAACAAGATGAAGAACTTCAAACGCCGCTTCTCCCTGTCAGTGCCACGCACAGAGACCATTGAAGAGTCCTTGGCCGAGTTCACAGAACAGTTCAACCAGCTACACAGCCTGCGCCAAG ACCTACAGCTCGGGCCTCTGGGCAGAGAGCCTCAGGCAGAGTGTAGCGCCGGCTCCCCCAGTGATGCAGACGCAGACACAGACAGTGCCTCGGTGTCTCGGGAGCTGCACCCCGGCCTGCAATATCGGCTACAGGGCCAGCGCCGCTTCTCCATGGAG GATGTCAGCAAAAGGCTCTCTTTGCCCATGGACATCCGCCTGCCCCAGGAATTCCTGCAGAAACTCCAGCTGGAGAGCCCAGACCTGCCCAAACCGCTGAGCCGCATGTCCCGCCGCGCATCCCTT TCAGACATCGGCTTCGGGAAACTGGAAACGTACGTGAAACTGGACAAACTGGGTGAG GGGACTTACGCCACAGTCTTCAAGGGGCGCAGCAAACTGACCCAGAACCTCGTGGCCCTGAAGGAGATCCGGCTGGAGCATGAGGAGGGGGCCCCTTGCACTGCCATCCGAGAGG TGTCTCTGCTGAAGAAGCTGAAGCACGCCAACATCGTGACACTGCACGACCTCGTGCACACCGAGCGCTCCCTCACCCTGGTGTTCGAATACCTG GACAGCGACCTGAAGCAGTACCTGGACCACTGTGGCAGCCTCATGAGCATGCACAATGTCAAG ATTTTCATGTTCCAGCTTCTCCGTGGCCTTGCCTACTGCCACCAGCGCAAGATCTTGCACCGGGACCTGAAACCACAGAATCTGCTCATAAACGAGCGTGGGGAGCTGAAGCTGGCGGACTTTG GCCTGGCCCGGGCCAAGTCAGTGCCCACGAAGACCTACTCCAATGAGGTGGTGACATTATGGTACAGGCCCCCAGATGTGCTACTGGGGTCCACACAGTACTCCACCCCCATCGACATGTG GGGTGTGGGCTGCAttcactacgagatggccacaggGAGGCCCCTCTTCCCGGGCGCCACGGTCAAGGAAGAGCTGCACCTCATCTTCCGCCTCCTCG GGACCCCTACGGAGGAGACCTGGCCCGGGGTGACAGCCCTGTCGGAGTTCCAAGCCTATGGCTTCCCCCAGTACCTTCCACAGCCGCTCCTCAACCACGCTCCCAG GTTGGACACTGATGGCATCAGCCTCCTGACCAGCCTCCTACTG TACGAGTCCAAGAGGCGCATCTCAGCAGAGGAGGCCCTGAACCACCCCTACTTCGGATCCCTGGGCGAGCGTGTGCACCAGCTGGAGGACA CGGCATCTGTCTTCTCCCTGAAGGAAGTACAGCTTCAGAAAGACCCAGGCTACCGGGGTGTGGCTTTTCATCAGCCAG GACGTGGGAAGAACCGACGACAGAGCATCTTCTGA
- the CDK18 gene encoding cyclin-dependent kinase 18 isoform X1, whose product MNKMKNFKRRFSLSVPRTETIEESLAEFTEQFNQLHSLRQGDLQLGPLGREPQAECSAGSPSDADADTDSASVSRELHPGLQYRLQGQRRFSMEDVSKRLSLPMDIRLPQEFLQKLQLESPDLPKPLSRMSRRASLSDIGFGKLETYVKLDKLGEGTYATVFKGRSKLTQNLVALKEIRLEHEEGAPCTAIREVSLLKKLKHANIVTLHDLVHTERSLTLVFEYLDSDLKQYLDHCGSLMSMHNVKIFMFQLLRGLAYCHQRKILHRDLKPQNLLINERGELKLADFGLARAKSVPTKTYSNEVVTLWYRPPDVLLGSTQYSTPIDMWGVGCIHYEMATGRPLFPGATVKEELHLIFRLLGTPTEETWPGVTALSEFQAYGFPQYLPQPLLNHAPRLDTDGISLLTSLLLYESKRRISAEEALNHPYFGSLGERVHQLEDTASVFSLKEVQLQKDPGYRGVAFHQPGRGKNRRQSIF is encoded by the exons ATGAACAAGATGAAGAACTTCAAACGCCGCTTCTCCCTGTCAGTGCCACGCACAGAGACCATTGAAGAGTCCTTGGCCGAGTTCACAGAACAGTTCAACCAGCTACACAGCCTGCGCCAAGGTG ACCTACAGCTCGGGCCTCTGGGCAGAGAGCCTCAGGCAGAGTGTAGCGCCGGCTCCCCCAGTGATGCAGACGCAGACACAGACAGTGCCTCGGTGTCTCGGGAGCTGCACCCCGGCCTGCAATATCGGCTACAGGGCCAGCGCCGCTTCTCCATGGAG GATGTCAGCAAAAGGCTCTCTTTGCCCATGGACATCCGCCTGCCCCAGGAATTCCTGCAGAAACTCCAGCTGGAGAGCCCAGACCTGCCCAAACCGCTGAGCCGCATGTCCCGCCGCGCATCCCTT TCAGACATCGGCTTCGGGAAACTGGAAACGTACGTGAAACTGGACAAACTGGGTGAG GGGACTTACGCCACAGTCTTCAAGGGGCGCAGCAAACTGACCCAGAACCTCGTGGCCCTGAAGGAGATCCGGCTGGAGCATGAGGAGGGGGCCCCTTGCACTGCCATCCGAGAGG TGTCTCTGCTGAAGAAGCTGAAGCACGCCAACATCGTGACACTGCACGACCTCGTGCACACCGAGCGCTCCCTCACCCTGGTGTTCGAATACCTG GACAGCGACCTGAAGCAGTACCTGGACCACTGTGGCAGCCTCATGAGCATGCACAATGTCAAG ATTTTCATGTTCCAGCTTCTCCGTGGCCTTGCCTACTGCCACCAGCGCAAGATCTTGCACCGGGACCTGAAACCACAGAATCTGCTCATAAACGAGCGTGGGGAGCTGAAGCTGGCGGACTTTG GCCTGGCCCGGGCCAAGTCAGTGCCCACGAAGACCTACTCCAATGAGGTGGTGACATTATGGTACAGGCCCCCAGATGTGCTACTGGGGTCCACACAGTACTCCACCCCCATCGACATGTG GGGTGTGGGCTGCAttcactacgagatggccacaggGAGGCCCCTCTTCCCGGGCGCCACGGTCAAGGAAGAGCTGCACCTCATCTTCCGCCTCCTCG GGACCCCTACGGAGGAGACCTGGCCCGGGGTGACAGCCCTGTCGGAGTTCCAAGCCTATGGCTTCCCCCAGTACCTTCCACAGCCGCTCCTCAACCACGCTCCCAG GTTGGACACTGATGGCATCAGCCTCCTGACCAGCCTCCTACTG TACGAGTCCAAGAGGCGCATCTCAGCAGAGGAGGCCCTGAACCACCCCTACTTCGGATCCCTGGGCGAGCGTGTGCACCAGCTGGAGGACA CGGCATCTGTCTTCTCCCTGAAGGAAGTACAGCTTCAGAAAGACCCAGGCTACCGGGGTGTGGCTTTTCATCAGCCAG GACGTGGGAAGAACCGACGACAGAGCATCTTCTGA